The Salminus brasiliensis chromosome 22, fSalBra1.hap2, whole genome shotgun sequence genomic interval aagaaaaagggtCAATACAAAACACCCtaaaaaagagaagagtgagtaaaaacacctaaaaaaagagaagagtgagtaaaaacacctaaaaaaagaaaacaaaagtgagtaaaaacaccctaaaaaagaaaaaaaggtgagtaaaaacaccccaaaaaACTTCATGGCTTTCAAGCGTTGTGtagacccacattacataaatcatttttacataaattatataaatcaaTTTTGTCCTgggttgttaaatgttagcatatcaaatttgaTAAAAAAGACTATTACATGGGGTGGAACTGCTACTCAAcgctcaaccctcctccttAATCCAGGCTTGGGACCGGCAGAGTGACCCTAAAAGAGattctgtttgtttttagtgttgaggtgagtgagtgactgagactGAGTAAGTTAATTAAATgcagtgggtttttttgtgtcTCACTGAAGAcgcatgtatatttatatttacatcccgctctgtaaacagggggtggggtcagttcatttgcagtgtggacagGGGCTGACTCTAACTGTGAGACTCGAACTCTAACTCTGTTGTAGGACGAGAATCACGGCAGACCCCACTGCTGAGGGCAGTAACTGTAGGACAAGTGTGTCCAAacgtctccaataacaccagaacaACTCGCGAGATTTCTCGCTAGATGCTTAAAACAAAGTGTGAAAAGTCCCTAAATATAGCAACAAAGTCGCTCAGTTGGCAACACTGCTAACAGCTAAACCCTGTCTAGGCTTCTGTGTTTGCTAACACTTGGTTAGTTAGCCATGTTGACTtgtcttaaccccttaacactccagaACTCCACACCGGCGGACCACAGGGACcactttaaggggttaaagaaatGGTTCCATCAACAATTGCTAAAGCTGCTAACAGAGAACTATCATCATAAACACGAAACTTAATAAACGTGAACAGAATTTTCATTAAGTTTTACTTGTGTAAATCTCTAGTGTTAGCATCAGCACTAGCATTAGCTTACCTGAAGCAGCTTTCTTAGCTCAGACTCTAATTCTTATAGAACATCCACCACTTCCCTGGTTTGAGTGCCTGGTTTGTTTAGCGTGAACACCGTTAACGACTTGATGAGTTTCTAAAGTTTCCTTAGTGCTGCTATTCTGTCTGCTAGCACGAGTTCTACGGATGCTACCAGCTAGCCTGAGCTGAAAATACAACCTTACAAAACTGCAATAGAAATTATGACTGATCTGCTTGTGCTCCTGCCAGAATTATGCCTGACGCAATATTACGACATGTGAAAACCCAACTACACACTGTAGGGACCCCTGGAGGCTTAGGGCCGGGACGTGAGCAGCTGTTTGTCCCACTTCTTGTGAGAAACAGTGCTAAGAACGAGTGTAAGTCACAGGCGCTAAAATACGGCCTAGATTCCACGCCAGCCAGTTGTTCCATTTCCCGGGACAGTAATGAGGTTTTCATGCTAAGGTTCACTCATTTCTTGTGAGTCAACTGCTTAACCTCATTCTACAAACTTTATTAAGGATTAGGGTCTGAGCTTTTCATCCTGTTAGATAATTTCCACTCTCACACTCGTTTCACTGTGATTAGGCCATGGCTCTGGCTGTGCTGTAACTTCATATAACCATAGGTAATCTGCTTTACTGCGCCTCGCaaaagtacccccccccccaaaaaaaagccAGCAGATTCATctgcatttaatttaatttaattaaatattttaaaacgtTATCCGACATTATCCAAAATTCAAAATGTCGCCCAGTcatgcagatgtttttttttcagtggggACTGGGCATCTGGTTTAATTTCaaggacagatggatggacagtgCAAAGTTCAGGGCACCGTAATGTTTTGGACATTTGGCCTCACTGATGTGGGTATGAGATACCCAGGCTTGCTTCTAAGCTTTTAAACATCTCTGCAGTCTGTAGTTGCCATTGTTCAACATGAGGACTAGAGATGCACCAATGAACGTCAGAGAAGCTGTTACCTTGGGATTACCAAAATCTACACTGTGGAACATGATTAAGAATGCTCATGGTCGGCCGAGGAAGACCTGCACTACTCATGGCTCCTCGCTAATCTCCATACAGGAGGCAGGTGTGCATTCGTCAggcagaattctggagaaaatTGGTTCtggtggacagatgagaccagGATGAACCTTGGTATCAGAgtgtaaaacatggtggtggtgggggggggggtggtcatAGGTTGAGCACATATGGCTGCCATAGGTTCTGGCATTCTTATCTTCACTGACAATAAATTCTGAGGTGCAGAGGAACTTCTTATCTACTCCAGTAAAGATCCAGTAAATGCCTTCAAAACTTGTGGGAAGTTGGGTGGACTGGTTCATCCAGTCACCTGGTTTCAATCCAACTGAGCATGAAACGAGCAAGACTACCTAAACATGACCGTGTTAACGTAGCTATCACTGCCATGTCCCAAGCATTATGGTGTCCTACAGTGAGGGAATCTCATCTGGGAAAGAAAGATCCCAGAGaacatgtggggcctgtatgggtcaGCCAACTGGGCACCAGAgggttttgtccatgggtttcaTAATGGCTCCACATCTGGATCATATGTcgtccaccagggtcagtgatggtaCCAGGAGATGTTAATCATGGTACACTGGTACATGAGGCCTAGAGATGGGACCCAAGTGGGATTAGGGTGAGCCGTAATGATGGTTGGGGCCCAACAACACATGtataaacccactcagagcccatgcttACCTGGAACCCACCCACATGAGCCCCACCTAAGCATGTCATCATTAATATTCTACTATACCGATCTGATAAGTCCTATCAGTTCAGGTTGATCTGTATTTTGGATCTGGTATTAGGCTCTGAAagtaggccagcatcttgtgagtgGAATGaccgtgacggggtggttgtaGGATTTGACGAGCTCGCCAAAATACTGCGGGGTCAAGAAACTTCTGTGTCAGTAGGAGACTTTCATAACAGGTGTGGAATTTAACAGGTTACCAGGCCGTGGGACAGCATGTTTAAATTGCGTAAGATCAGAGCGTTCATTGTGTGAATAAACAACACGGCCGGTTAGGTAGGATCTAACCCAAAAGCGAGCAAATCCTTTAATTCTTACGACACTGTCAAACAATAACACATGACCAGTGACGGTATCAAAGGCTGTACCAAGATCCTGGAGCACAAAAGTAGGGACCCAGCCCCTGTTGAGGTACAAACGGTAGACGGTTGGTGCTAAGGCAGCTAAGGCAGTTGCAGCGCTGTGACTGAGTCAATCTCCGGACTGAAAAACTTGGTGAacgctactgctgctgctactttGGAGGTAGGTGCACAGCTGCTGTGAGACTCATTTTTCTAAGATTTTTCAATGTTTTAGCACTTAGCGCTTATAGGAAATGCAAACATGCTAACTGTTGTTGTTGACAGTATATGTAATATTACTGAGCAATACACTGATCagttacattttcattttaaatacatttgggTTTTGTATTTGGAATTAGGCACTGAAAGTAGACGTGACAGGGTTGTAGGATTCAATGAGCTCGCCAAACTATGTATATAGCTATATTCAAATAAGCTATAAAGTGTTATTATGTCTAattttaataacattataaTGCGGCCAGTTTATTGTTATCAGGTTCTGAGCTGTCCAGTGACATGAAGAACTGTTTTAGCAATAGAGTGTTCAAGGGTGATTAACCCTGAGGGTCTTTAGAGGAGGCCCAACCAATCCCTGCCACCAGAAAATACATTATAAAAAACATGTCATTCTTGCTCATTTCTATCGTGATTGGATTTTAACTCTGTGGGTTGTTTTCCCAGGTAGAGATTTAGACTAATCCTGAACTGCACATTCGTCAAGGAGATTCTCCATTGAAAATATAGTCCAGGATTAGTCTTAATCCATGTCTGGGAAACTGACCAGTACGTATTGTTTTGCTCGGACGTATCCAGTTTTGCTTGGAAACAAAAGGGTTAAAATTCCAATCAGAGATTCGCAGTTCGTTCGGTGGTATCTGGGTAGATACAACCAAGGGAGCTCTTGTATTGGTCAGTTCTTTaggagctggactgaaggtCTTGAGGAATCTACCAGTCACGTTCTGATTTCCAGTGGGCGGGATTGTCTGAGGTTCTAGATATATCTATGGGTAAACATCACTGGCTGGGAATGTGGGGGGTGGCGTTTGGGTTGGTGAGGTTGTGAAGCGTTGGCTAGAACGCCAGAACGTTTTCTCACCCTGGTGTGTTATCGCTATGGCGTAAAAGTCAGGCCGAGACCTTTGGCACTCGCTATCAATGAAAGGCAGCTCTGAACCTGCCCACATTCAGAGCAGACTACCTTGATCTGTGGAGAGGCCTCATGATCTTCTTGCTTTTCTTAAGACGCTGCACCTGAACTGAAGTGCAAATCTTCAGGAAACAGCTAGCAAACAACCAGGAAAGAATCATCAGCTACGCCGCTGCTTTAGGAAGCCTGATCTTTTAAGCTGCTGCGGAAACCGACTCGTCCCCTTCAGGATGTGGCTGCTGGCATTTCTGGTGTGGTTCCTGAGCTGGGCAGGCGGACTGTACTGGTACTTAATTGGCAGGCCGAGCCCTTTCTCTGAGGAATCTGTAAGACCTCCAGGACCCATGGAGCTTAACCAGAAGAAGAGAGACAAGGTTCTGAAGCAAGGTGAGTGGATGAGGAGGGAGATCGTGCAGGTAACAGATTTCTGGAGTGGTCTTTCAGATGATATAGGATACAAGGTCCATGGaaattactactactaagacTGTTGAGCCTTTGTAAAATGGACTGTAAACAGTTCATTATCCAGTGTTTTGTCTTAAATTGGATTGGGAGACTGGCCAGAAAGCCTCTTAACTTTAACTTGTGCATTAGGTTCTCATATTATTGCATAAGATTATAGAAGCCTGTATATTGCGTAAAGTTGTAGAACCACACCAAAGTAGGTTATGTAAACATGGATAAGTTAGAAGGGGGTATTACCTAAGAGTCTGGCCCACTTTTCCACTGGAACTGCCTCTGCTCCTCTAGGAAGAGTTTACACTGGATGTTGAACCATTCCTGCAATggaggtttgattgcattcagccccgaCATTGAGATGGATGAGTTAAACTATGAGCTCTGCCACTCCgacgcatcccaaaagtattgaatggagctccagcatcactccagagaactcagctccactgcaccacagctcaatgctgctagGAGGCTGTATAGcccactagcccacacctggcattaggcatggtgatcTTAGGCTCTTGAGCTCATGGCTGCTCCAGTGTCCAGAGTCCTGTTCTAGTGGATgcaccttaaagcagcatttggATGTGGTGGATATGGAATTCATTCCTGTCAAGTCAAGACAATTGAGTGTCCATGTTTTGTGTATGCAGGCTTCAACAAGCAGAAGGTTCCCAAGGATTTGGACGCAATCGTGATTGGCAGTGGTATCGGTGGGATGACGGCAGCAGCTACTATAGCCAAAATGGGCAAGAAAGTCCTTGTGCTGGAGCAACACGACCAGGCTGGAGGCTGCTGCCACACCTTCATCGATAAAGGGTTCGAGTTTGATGTTGGTAAGAACTGCTTAATCTTGCACAAAATTCCAGCCTTCATGGCGGAAACCACCTTGGCCAGTCATGCTCTTGCTGCACTGGGGATGGTTCAACCTTCTTTAGCACCCTTAAGGTTCCCAAGGGGATATTTCTAAAAGGCATGTAGAACCGTGACAACATATGGtggactaggtgggttccaggtgggcatgggctctgagtggatttgtacatgtgctgttactgggacccagttgggtttcccaaatgggccccattgttcCAGCCCACTTTAAtcttacatgggtcccatctaggctgTAGTGCACAATCCAGAGGGAGCACATGtgtaacccctcctggtctcatcactgacactggtgggcatccatatgaaAGGCCACatggaacccaaggacaaaactttcCCCTACCTGAGGAACGCCAAGGGAAACCATGCCTGAAAAAGCTATGAAAATGGGAGAATGCACACCAGAGAACGCAAGAAAGAGACCCAAGAgtaaactctaaaaaaaaaaaaaaagccgcTACTAAAATTACCAGCCAGACTGCTGCCAAAACTCCTGAACTGGGCACGAGTCTGTGGGTGAGATCGGCTTAGGAAGGGAAAACTTAGGTGTGACTGATCGCCCTTAATTAACAAGGCCTCTTTCTGGTGGCTGGCTGTGGTATCAGAGATGGCCTAGCTCCAGGCCATATTGCACTCTGATAGGAGTGATTACTGTTAGATAAATAATAATGGTATTCCTCTGAATGTTTGGTATCTCTGTACATAATTTAGACATATGTATTTGGACAGTTTTTCCTGCCTTtattggagtgactgtctctactatccagggaagaagactttgtACTAGACTAGAACTCCCCAACGTATCCCCCAGaaaactggatggagctccaccatcattccagagaacacagtagttcccctgctccacagctcaatgctggggggctttatacccctctagcctacgcctgcCATAAGGCAGCATGGCGCCAATcgatttatgtttatctgcaatATTTAAGTTATATATAGTAAGTTATACATACAGGAGAAACTGATCCAACCCACTATATGCTATTTTGCAGTACCTTTGACTGAGAGTTGACTAAATTGTCTGATTTACTTTTGTCTCCGCAGGGCTTCATTACGTCGGTCAGCTGCACGAGAACAGCCTGTTCAAGATCATCATGGACCAGATCACTGAAGGCCAGCTTCAGTTCGCGGAGCTCGACAAGCATTTCGACTCAGTCCTGATTGGCACTGGAGAGGAAAGCAGGGAATACACCATCTGCTCTGGGAAAACAGAGATGGAGGAACACCTTAAGAAGCAGTTTCCTGACGACATCAAAGCCATAGAGGAGTTCTTCAAGATCATGAAGGTAGAGCATGGTCCTTAATGTTAACTCTGCTCTTCATAGAACAGAACTTTCAGAGACTTTCAGAGCTCaactctcttaaaaataaggcTTCAAAAAGAGTTCTTGTTCTGAGCAATTCCATAGAACAACGTCTTTTGGTTGCCTAAAGAATCCCCAGATAACATGACCAgatggggcctgtatgggtagcccaactgggaactagAAAGTCTCGTCCTCAaggttccacattggccccacatattgatgcccaccagggtcaataGTGGGACCAGGATGGGTTAAAcctgggccccatctgggtagTACACTGCAAATGGGGCCTAGATGGCACCCATGTGAGATCCCCCTCAGACCCATGCCCACCTTGAACCCACCTAGGTCCACCAATGTGAGCccaacatgagcatgttggctgggtcaGTCCTCCCTCAGGAAGCCCTAAATGTGGACCATCTGGAGGGTTCTTAGACCACTGCTTGGTCAAGGGCAagcaaaggtggttcttctagatattctatggcatcattcCTTTCAAAGAACCCTGTGTGACACCTTTCCCTAAATATTAAAGAGCAGCACTTGCATCCTCAGGCTAATGGAAGACCCTTAAAGTTTTCTAAAAATGACTGACTGTCTTAAATTGTCTCTCAAAAGTTCTCAGCCAGGAAGACCCCCTACTTGGCTGCGCTGAAGCTAATCCCAGAGTGGCTGGCAATGTTCCTGCTGAAGAGTGGCCTTGCAGACCTCTACTCCTCTGTCTTCCGTCTGACAGGAACAAGTGCCGCAGAAGTGGTTGAAAGTCTGACCTCCAACAAGGACCTCCAAGTTATCTTCGCGTACTACTTCTACGGTGAGGGGCTTCATGCAGACTTTATCCAGCTCCAGGAGCGGATAAAGGATATTGGTGTATCGCGACTTATATCCAGGATACCCAGAAGACTCTAAACTTGTCCATATAGTTCCTCCAGGTTCTTTAACCCTGTTCTTCTTGTTTGAATGACCAGGTTCCCCCCCCAGAGATTCCAGCAGCCTGATCAATGCTCTGATGCTACACCACTTCAAGCGTGGCGCGTACTACCCAAAAGGGGGCGCTAGTGAGATCCCATACCACATCACTAAGGTCATCCAGAAGTATGGCGGGAACGTTCTGGTCCGTGCTCCTGTCAGTCGCATCCTGGTGGACAGCCAAGGAGCTGCATACGGTGAGTGGCAGAAAGCAGTGACAGATCCTCTCCCAATCCATGCAGTTGTTCTAGAAGATCTAGAAGTTCCAACCATACCCATATCATTGCCCACCGCTACACATAGCATCTAACAGTGTTGCTGCTTGCCAGGCGTTGCCGTCAGAAAAGGGCAAAGAGAAGTGGAGGTACGAGCTCCTGTTGTCATCTCCAACTGCGGCAtcttcaacaccttcaagagACTCCTGCCACCAGAGATACAAGCCAAACCAGGTCAGCCTTTCATCCCATCACCACTTCTTCAGCTGTGTGCATTTCCTCCAGATTTGCTCTAAACGTCCGCTACCTTTGCAGAGATCCAGAGGCGTCTGGACATGGTAAAGCCTGGACAAGGATCCCTTTTGGTCTTCTCTGGATTTGACGCCACAGAAGAAGAGCTGGGCATTGATGCTGTCAGCCGCTGGATCTTCAAGAATAACAACATGGATGCCATGTCAGTACATACACAGAGTCCCTTAATAACACTCTGGTCAAGTGTTACTTGTTGTTGCATAAAGCCCACACAGGGGAGCGCTGTTGCCTAAACCCTGAGACTTCAGCCACAGTGCAGAAACAGTTCTATGAAGAGCCTTCAGAAGGACTACATGCACAGATATTAGACCCAAGTAGAGTCAGGCATGTTGTGCTGGTGCTGTAATTAGGTTTTTCTTCTcaaaagatataaatatatatatatgtgtgtgtgtatgtttatgtaaagGATGGACGATTTCTTCAGCTTGGGAAAGGACGAGGCCCCAGAAAACATCCCCATGATGTTCCTGACTTTCCCTTCCCCCAAAGACCCCACATCGCAGATCCGTCACCCAGGTACAACCC includes:
- the LOC140544066 gene encoding inactive all-trans-retinol 13,14-reductase-like produces the protein MWLLAFLVWFLSWAGGLYWYLIGRPSPFSEESVRPPGPMELNQKKRDKVLKQGFNKQKVPKDLDAIVIGSGIGGMTAAATIAKMGKKVLVLEQHDQAGGCCHTFIDKGFEFDVGLHYVGQLHENSLFKIIMDQITEGQLQFAELDKHFDSVLIGTGEESREYTICSGKTEMEEHLKKQFPDDIKAIEEFFKIMKFSARKTPYLAALKLIPEWLAMFLLKSGLADLYSSVFRLTGTSAAEVVESLTSNKDLQVIFAYYFYGSPPRDSSSLINALMLHHFKRGAYYPKGGASEIPYHITKVIQKYGGNVLVRAPVSRILVDSQGAAYGVAVRKGQREVEVRAPVVISNCGIFNTFKRLLPPEIQAKPEIQRRLDMVKPGQGSLLVFSGFDATEEELGIDAVSRWIFKNNNMDAMMDDFFSLGKDEAPENIPMMFLTFPSPKDPTSQIRHPGKSCLTILTMVNYEWFEEWKDTPVKRRGADYMEYKNRFAKHLFDWACVYFPKLRDKLVFQDVATPLTNNYYLGSYRGAIYSTDHNLERFHVDVMAKNRCETPVKNLYISGQDMFSCGLIGALHGGLLCASRVLGRIVYIDLLLLKKKLKRKKAMELVALAKKKLQ